TGATTTGCGAAGTGCGACTGAAATAGATTGTTTCATTTAGTATTTGCAATGAACTGCCCTACACAGCAAGAAATTGCTTGTAGCTTTAAGGAGGGAATGTGGGCTTTGAaggtgaatttttttatttttggcacAGAGCAATGAAGTTCAGCATGCTTATTGAGAAgcgcaataaatgttaaaatGCAAATTTTCACTTATATATACCTTCAGCAGTTTAGAGGTTATAAATTTTTATAGGATTCATTCCTATAGCAAACTTGCAGAAAGCATGGCATAATAAAACATGTTAGAAGCTTCGAGTCTCACTTAAAATTTATACAAAGAAATGGGTTATAGAGTGACATTCTGCAGATATTTTTATGAACCTGATTTTTTCCTACAAAGAACATTATGTCAATGTTTACGTAATGCATTCATTATCGTCACGTCAAAGTAGTTGcagaataaaaaataagtaacTCAAGTTTGTAAGAACGTGACTGTATAAAGAATCTAtctagaaaaacaacacaacaaACCTCATGAAAATCCATGAAGCCATTGTCATGCTCTGCTTTCTGCAACTTAGGAGGGTAAAATATTAGGCCATTTGGCGAGACATAACGACTAAAAATCGAAACAGACATgagactgaggcaggcgacaacacaagATGAGCAGGGCAGTCAGGTCAAAAAACACTTTTGAGAAAACTGGCATCTTCACCAGAAATTTCAGAAAGTTTTTGCTTCACAAAAACAGTTATTTAATCTCATTTCAATGTTGTTTTCGGGATATAATTAGAAAGACCTTATAGATAAGAGGTCtggtgtttaaaaaaattcaatttttcaAGATTTGAAAGCCATGTCTCCTCTTATGTGATAAGGGATTAGGCATGGGTGAAGGAAAGAAAATATACAAATATCAGATCCACACCATTTGTAGAAGATTCCAAGCATTACAAGCCAGAATGTGACTTTTGAGCATTGACTTCTGATATAAAAATTTCATGGCTCCTTCAAACTGTACTCTGAACCATTGCAAATGTCAGAAAAAAAGGTGAGATATGTTAATCAGTAAACTGGCAATGCATAGCCACCTGTGAGAGCACACTATTGGTTTTCTGACTTGAAAAAAACAGGATTACCCTTGATGTTGCAGTGCAAGAAAATGTATGCTCCATGGACTTGCAAAACTCAAAGTGAAGGACTGCATTCCACAGCAGCTGTGAAGAAACCTAGTTTCAGTTTTTCACATGACAGCCACATTTACTTGTGCCACAGCATCACAGGCAGTCAAATCTAAAGGTTTGTATACCATACTCTCACAACTGGCCATGCATTTTTCATCAAAACATGCTAATCTGGAACAGTTTTGAAGACAACTCAAAGACCAAAATTAACCAGCCCACTAATACATATTTACAGTTTTCTAGCATCCAGAACAATTGACTCTATAGTCCCAAAGAAATCACTTAGCTACAAAACCAGTCGCTAAATCCTTCTGGAATGCTTTAGCTGAAACACTTTGGGCAGACTTACACACAGTGGACAAGTGGTTTCACGGTGTGGAAAATGTGCTAAACCAACCAATGCAAGCAGCTCGTATCTGCTAGTACATGCAAAGCAATCTGTCAGTAAAGTAGTGGTAAAAAGTCTAACAAAACAAAGATACCAAAATGCACCAACCAGCTCCCTAgctttcttactttcaataacaGCTGTAACAAAGTAACTTtagcaaagcaacaacagcttaACAAAAATGCTTTGTAACAACAGAAATAAGTGTGCAATATATTTAAAGCAGTTACACACCATTGATAACACCACACAGCTTCAGCTGTAGAAAAGCTCTTTTGCCCTTCCTCCCAGTGAAGCAAAACTGCTCCGCCACACTGTCACATAGGCACTTCTTCATGACATGGCGTACACCATCCTTGAAACATGAACCTCCTACCAGGCTCAAGTGTTGTGCCTGTCAAACACAAACAAATGCGCATAGTTGGAAATGACTCATGTATAAAGGTAACAATAccataataaaaaataaaggcagACATTCTAATAAGTTCTACTAATGTCTTTAATTTGGCTCAATTATGATCGAAAAATCTACAAGATATTTTACACAAGTTTAAAGGAGCCAAAGACTGCCAGTGTGTTTACGGGGACAtgataaataaaacaaatttctTACTTCTCAGTTTATTTTCCTAACCCTCAGGTTTCCATCTGTCTTGTGACAAAAATTAGTGAAATATGCAGTGAAAATTTAAAAATTACTTCCTTTTTTATATGTGGTCATTGGAAATTATGAGCAAATCATATTACTGATGTCCCCGGCACATCACAATGGCGGTGGCATCACTATTTTAGTACCACGATGGAGAAAGATTAGCAGATCAGACTCCTTTGGTTGCAGTGGCACATTTCTCTGATCAAAAGAAAAAGCATACGAAGACAATTGCAATCACTCATCCCTTCGGCATTTTGTAATGAATAACAGCAGAATGTTTTTTGCAACAGTCTTTGCAACATTTTTTGAAAGTTATTTCTATAAGAAACATTTTTATGTATATGAGCAAGCTGCTGTTTAACTTTTATTTTCATGAATACTTGGCATCTAAAAAGAACTGATAGCTTTATTGCACAGAACAGAAATTTTTCAACATGCCAGCATGATAAACTTGTGCACTTCCTCCTTAGTTAACATCTCTGGGACGACTTAATGAAACGGCTACTTTTACTTAGCAACTCCTCCAGTAaactaaaataaaatgaaatttttAAATTAGCATAAGGCTACATATCAGTGCGCCAAATTTAGTTAATTTCATccataaataacaaaaatagtttGAAATGCCACATGTCCTCTTAATTATGCAATACCGAATGGAACACAATTTTTCAATTCACAACACGATAGTGGTCATACATGCACTACTTTTTGTCTTGCCCTCTGTTTTGATGTGCTTCCACTGCGACCACCTACAACAAGACAGGAAAAGGCGGCTGACAAGAGTATTGCCACTTTGCTAGTGAGGTCAGTTCCTACCTTGAGGGTCTAAAATATGCATGGCACCCCAGATTATTTACTGCCTCTTTAACTTCCCTTCCAGTTACATGCACTCAAAATTTGTATAATTTGAGAAGCCACTTGGCCTTTCTTATGAGGGCTTGCTTAGTAGCTGCCAGGTTCTAATTTTGCGAAATATATTTAACAGCAAGCTAGCACAATGATGTACTCAAGTGTGAACATGTCTGCCAACCAGAGCTCCTAAATAATACCAATTTTCAGAACTTCCAAAGGAACTGCTGAGCAGCCAAGTATAGCTGCCGTGTGTTCTGAGAGTAATACAATTGATAACATTTATAATTACAAGTCAGCAATAACCATGCAGGTTCACTCCAGCAACAGTCGATACACTGGTGCACAACTATCTGTGCTAAGCCTCGCATCCAATGCCCTATATACAATGCTAAATGTAGTTTCTTCCGCTTGGACTCAAAACATACAGCTCGCTGTCTTCTGTGCAAAATGCACAGTTTACTTTCCCATATTAGTTGCACGTTTCACAGATATCTCAAACTCCACACTGCAATGAATCATCTGTAGTCTGATACAACCCTAGAATGGAGCAGCAAATGCTGCTCAGAAAACATCCTCCAACTAATGGCATCGACCTGTTGTGATGTTGCAGTCAACAGCTTTAACAGGTGCAAACTATCAAGTACAAAGTGGCCGACTGCAATGTAATGACAATAGGTTGACACTACTGGTCTGATTTCTTTTGAGACGCATTTGCTGCTTCACTGTTTGCTTGTATCAGACAATAGGTTTCATTTTGTTACATGTGGCTCTCAGTTACTTGAAGTTTACATGAGTTCAGAAACTGAAGGCAAACAATGCCTCCAATATTTGCTGGCTTATACTGTCTAATTTTATGACTCATTACAGTCATTACAcaccaaaaatatgaaaatttgaaaTTTCATGCCATCCGATTAGAAAAGAAAGCCCATTCAAAACAATGCAGTACTCAAAATATTTGGAAAAACTTGCCAAAGCCTTTCTGTTTTCTGCCTGATCCAGTAGCTTTTCCAAGGAGGCCACTGCTTCTGCACTTGATAACGGAAAAAGATTGACCATGTCTTCAAGCACTGAAGGCACCGCTTCAATTCTGTTGCTCATACGGGCCTCAATTCTGCCGAGGGCCTCACTATGCTGCTGCAGTTTTTCTTCTATTCGGCTCAGAGAGCCTGCAATGTTGCTGAGCAGACCTGCAGTATGGGGATAAAAGACAAAGGGAAGCTAATATATGCACAAAGGAATAATTCGAACTGCCCTTTCAAAAACTAGGACCTGGCCCACCAATACATTCTTTCCAGCTTTATGTCCCCTGTATACATTTATTTCCAAGTCCATGTAACAGACCTTTAGGTCGAGCTATGCATTTTATTTTCCACACACTGAAAAGAAATGGTGGTTGTTAGCACACATAAGTATGCTGTATTATATTAAAATAATTAGAAAAATTATTATTGGTTACACTTTAAGATGTAAATTGATCTCATTGCAAAACTGTTTCTCCTGGACACATATTTTGTAacatgaaagttttttttttcatagcaggTTTTTAGTCTCATAAGAGCTCTGGGCAATTATTCCACAACAGGAGCAATTTAAAAAATGTGTCACAAGGATTCACTCAGTACCTTCTGCTATGAAAAACCAAGGTTAGCCATAGACGTGTTTCATAAGCCTTTTTCAGAGTTACTGGTTCTAGTGCATGCCAGTGTACCATGATGAGGTCATGCATTTTTATCAATGATGTGCTGTCTCTCCTTTAATCGATTTGTTGTCTGAAAAATTACTTTGCTGCTACTGTTAAAACACTGCAATTTCCGTGCTTGCATTGGCTCAGGGGACATATGGCCTTTCTGGTTTATCAGTTGATCAGACCACTAAGAACACTTACGGTAGTATAGGTATATGCACTACAATGCAAGAACTCCTAACCCTGTATCAACTCAATACATGATTGTAACAAGTTGCATTATTCTGCTATAGTACAGAGCCGTTTCTATCACTCTTTAATTCTCCAATGCCCAGCACTGCCTGCACTTACTCTGCATATTTTAATTTTATAACCTTTGTCACTTCATCTGGCCATCTACTCACAAAGGCTTTCTTTCTCTAAGCGTCCAAGACCACATACCTTTACAGAGTACTATGCTATATAACCAAATGGTTTAAACATCACAAAACAAGAAATTTTGCGGCATTGTACCTTAAAAGCACTACGATAACTATAAATAAATTTTCACCTTTCAGTTCATTCAGGCCTGTTCCTTCTTCAGGTCTATTTTGTGGTTGCCTGGTGGGCGGGCACCGAACAGATGGTAAAGACTGTGTTGGAGTGGATGCTATGGGATGCTGCAATTCTGAGTCGCTATCCGAACTGTTGGGTGACACAACAGGCTGCATCCTCCTTTTTTTCCCAACACATTGCTCTGGGCCTTCCGGTTCTGGGCTGCTTTCACAGCTGACTGCAAGAAACATTAGGTGTAAATATGCCTGCAGCCATGCCACGCAAGTCACAGTTTGTTGTGTGGACATCTCAACCGTCTGTGATTACACCTCTAACAACTGCAAATCAGAGTATGAGATCAATAGCATACAGCTGTATACACAACAGGTAGATAATGCATTCGCAGTATTTAGAACACTTTACAAAGCACAAACAGTACTCACTTGCATTTTGCGGACGTTTTCTTAACCTTTTCGTAGGTATTTCTTCTGTTCCCAAATCCGATTCCTCCTCTGTCCGCTTCACCTTTCTTCGGGCTTCTACGTATGTTCCTGAAGGCATTGCAATATTTAAAAAGTCAGCTGTACATCAATATAATACAAAAAATTGCTTCCTTTAAAGCCAGCTAAAGCCAACAAATACATGTTCACTAATGCTGCTCATTTTACTGCTGAAAGAGCTTCTCAAGCACCAGTATTATGCAGGAGTGGCATTCATAGTATTCCACAAACCATACAACAACCAACCCATGAGTGAGGTTCTTAGCTGAGGCAACCACATTTCTTACAtaagaaaaatgtaaaaaatgcctATGTTCAATGCACAAAATAAATCAAGAGCCCAGGTAGTTGAAACATATCTAGTGCTCTTCACTACAGTGTGCCCCATAGACTACAGTTTATTATATCGTAAAATTACATCAATTGTTAACCAACCTGCTAAGAATGATAACTGCTCTTAAAACGATAGCTGCATCTTTCACTCTAAATGTTGGCAAGCCTTTCAGAGACACTCTGATTTGGTTCAGCTTTGCTATAACATTAACAGTATGATCACCTAAAGCTTTCTTGACAATTCAAGCACAAACCACTTACAAACCAGTTTATGCATGGTTCAGTGGTTCCATAaagttaaagagacactgaggaccaTTTTAGAGCTATAGCTATTAAAATTGATTGGGTTGTATGTGTGTTGGTCTTTTTTTAGCAGCAAAAGATATTTTAAAAATGGAACTGTTTTCCTGCATTTCAGTTCAAAGTTTTGACATCATGTGTGCATTAGCCTTAGAGATCCACTGACACAAAAAAAGCAGTCGTCATCTGGCTGAAGACAAACTGAAGTTGTCAGGTATTAACTGATCACAGCACTCTAATGGCAAATAGGCTGTTTGCACTGACGATTGAGCTTTCAAAAGCCAGAAAAGGCAAAATGAAATATAGGTATCACCGCCACACGCTGGTCTCCCAAACTTCGTCGAccgcaacacatttttttttgcagtctatGAAGCTAAGACACCATGCTTTTACTTCCAAAAAGTGGTCACGGAGTCATTTTTGGTATTGACATCACTAGATTGAATTCagtgacaaaaacaaaaagaaatgatgtTCTTGAATCCAACTTCTTCAGCAACAAATGTGTCAATTGCTGCCAAAGAAAGCacaaggacacaagaaaacaAACAGTTAAGTGGCCGCACAGGCTGGTTTGTAACCTTTTGCCCTTGATATTAATGCAAACAGCAGACTTGCAACTTTAAGAGGCAGTTAAAAGCATATATTGTGTACACAGTGTCACATTCTAAACAGCACAGAAAAGATACATCCGCCTGCTGACAGCCTTTGAAAAaactggtttttcaggaaaggaaaatggcgcagtaactgtctcacatatgttggtggacacccgaaccgagctcTCTATAGCGTTTAAATAACAGTGCAGTTATAGTGTCATGTTGGCGTTAAGCGGCCGAGTGtcagcagcggcgtagccctggacgagcaTTTCAACACTTCTTTCACCTCTTCTTGATAGGCGCATTCATCTGCAAGAGCGCTGGCGTCAATAGGGCGCCACGTACCATCAGGGACAAAATTTTGCGAGACACTGGAGAACCGTTCCGAAGCTGCCTCTGGGACACTAGATGGCGCGGTGCGTGCGTCGAGGCTATGCTGTGCCATGACCAGGCGCATGCGTGTCCTCTGCTTTCCTTGGCAATTCGCTTTGCGTGGAGTGCTGCTTATTCCGCGCTTGTGCGCCGGTAGTCGATTTTCACCGTGCTTTCCACTGCTCGTGCTGCACGAGCCATGTGGCTGTCGTGCTCCACTCGCAGCCAGTCGACAGCGATAACAGCACGCATTGATAGCGAGGCAGTCGTGTTTATAACGCGTTTTTTAGAAAAGTGGAGCACAGTTTCCTTTCGCTAATCTCATCTATCTTCTGACATGCAACCGAGGCCTTTTTCCTCCAAACTACCCGTTGCGATAAAAACTTCTCGACGAAGGCACGTATGCTTCAACCTCGAGAGTGTGCGTGCATCGCAACTCAATCATATTTATCGTGCCGACCGGCTCAAAGCGAAAAACAGAGAAAGAATCCTTAGGCAACATATTTATTGTCATGAAACTCAAAACTGAGAACAATCCAGGCATCATTGTCAAAGGGGCAATTCCTATTACTTGGAGAAATTGCCATCAGCAGCAATAACGCTTGCCAAACGGCACGGCATGGATTCGTACAGTGAACGGATCACGTCTGTGTCGGTGCGGAGCCTTTCCCAGTCTGCTTTTGTGGCTTCCGACAGCATGTCTGCATTGGCACTTCCAATGTGAGACCTCATTACATTGACTTTCATTAGGCCCCAGACATTTTCAATGGTGTTCATGTCAGCTCCCTTTGGAGGCCATGGCAGCTGCCACATGCCACGAGCGTCTAGAAGAGTGCTCACTCTTCTAGATGTGTGCACAGGACTCCTATCTTGTTGAAAGAAGTAGAATCCATCCGGGAAGGGTCCGTCAAAGACATATGGAAGGAAGACATTCTCGATGATGTCGACGTAAGAGTTTGAAGTGAACGATCCGTCGACTCTCACCAAGGGACCTAATCCATTCCTTGACATGGCGCCCAAGACAGCCACGGAGCAGCGACCGCTCGAGAACACGCTCTGCAAGTATGATAGGATATATCTGTATAAAAGGAAATCGGTAAGAGATAATTAGGGTCTTGTGGATCCGCTGTAGTGCGAATGAAAACTATCCTTTCAGTGTACCAAGGTTTAGTCGCAAGTGTGAAATATTTCATAATATTACTAATTACGCCACTAAGATACAAAAGTCGTCTCTAAAGAGCAATAATATTCAAGGACTTGCGGCTTCGGCTCGATGAAGGATAAGGTTATGGAGCCATTTGGGGAGGGGCAGTTCTATCAGAATGATGAGTTTCTTTTGCCTTTTGCAGTATTTGTCGTTTGGGACCACGGAGGCCGCCCGTTCCCACCAAACCCAGCCTTCTTCGTATTCTTCACACAGAATGATAAGGATTTAcatatacacccccccccccaaaaaaaaggatATCCGTACCTGCAATTCACTGGTCTCCAAACTCGGCACTTCTCGTCCCAGCGGGTAGAAAATGTGTACTCGTCCGAGAATATAACCTCGGACCACTCGTCCACAGTCCACTCTTTCAGAGAGTTGGCGAACTCGAGCCATTCTTGGCACTGTTTGGCAGTTAGGCGGGACTTCTGTGCAGCCATGCAGGATCGGAGGCCAATTTCCTTCAGCCGTCGCTTGACAGTCtttgtagatatctttagcatgaATTCCTTGCGGATTTGTCGAGCAATCATGAAGGGGTGGCCACCGCTGCAGCTATGATGAGGAGGTCATCACCTTCACATGTGGCTCTCGGTCAACCTGAGCGCTTGGAATCAGCAAGGCTGCCTTCATTGCGGAAAACGCGAATGGTGCGGGCCATAGCCGACTTGGAACGGACAGTCCGACGAGCTATTTCCCTCTGGGGAACCCCTTCCACGAACAGGCGCGCAATTAGTCTCCTGTCGTCGATCGGCACCCTCGGAGGCATTTTGCATCAGGAAGAATTTGAGATGAAGTTGTATAGCTTTTCCTCGATACCACTAGCCATTCATAAACCGAGCAGCATCGACGACTAAGCAGAAAATAGAGGCGTTCTGTGGAAACAGTGCTCCCACTATCTCCTTTATCTGTGATCAAGCTAGGCAAGCGCGTGCGCGTCAGTACTTCGGGGACCGAAGGCGTAAAGAGCACTGTCATACTTGGTAGTGTAATATTtcagctgttttgtttttgtagtaGTGCTTGAGTAATGACGGAAATCAGTGGCGGGACCAGGAGCTTCCACGCGCAAAACGTGTTCGACAGCTGGCACTTGCTGTTTCGTCACTGTGGGGCGCCATATCTAGGAACAGGCTCGGGCCTCTGGTGAGAATCCACGGGTCTTTCGTCGAGAAGTTTTACGTCGGCATCATCGAGAACATGCTCTTGTCATACGTCCTTAATGGACCATTCCTGGATGGATTCTACTTGATTCAACACAATAGGAGTCACGTACTCACATCTCGAAGAGTGAGTGCCTTTTCCGAAGCTCGCAGGGGTACGGCAGCTTCCATGGCCTCCAAAGTGAGCCGACAGGAACCTCATTGAAAATGTGTGGGGCCTAATAAAAGCTAATCTATTGAGCTCCCACTTTGGGGATGCCAGGGCATACACACTGGAGGAAACCATCAAAGGGCTTTGCGCCGACACAGATGTGCTCCGTTCTCTGTACGAATAGATGTCACGTCGTTTGGCAAGTGTTATCGCTGCTAATGGCGATTTCTCCTAGTGCTAGGAATTGTTCCTTGCCAGTGATGCCTGGATCGTGGTTGTTTCTTACTCTCAGTTTCATATTTTGTGACAAGACATGCGTTGCTTAAggattctttctctctttttcgatTTGAGTCTGTCGGCACGATAGTATGAATGGGTTGCGATGCACGCTAAAGCTCGCAGTTGAAGCACACGGGCCGAGTTTCTTCGTCGAGAAGACGTATAAATCGCAACGGGCAGTTTGCAGAAACACGGCCTCGTTCGCATGCAATAAATTATAAATGATTagccaaagaaaaaaactgtCCGTGCTCCACTTGTTCTTCTAAAAAACGCGATTTAGATGCGGTGGGCCCCGCCAACGCGCTGTTATCGCTGTGGACTGGCTGCGCGCGGAGCACGACAGCCGCATGGCTCGAGCAGCGCGAGCAGTGGAAAGCACGTTGAAAAGCGACTACCGGTGCCCGAGCGCGGAATAAGCAGCGCTCCAAGCAAAGCGATTTGCTAAGGAAGGCAAGCGGACGCATGTAGGACGCGCATGCGCCTAGTCATGGCACAGC
This portion of the Amblyomma americanum isolate KBUSLIRL-KWMA chromosome 10, ASM5285725v1, whole genome shotgun sequence genome encodes:
- the LOC144106651 gene encoding uncharacterized protein LOC144106651 isoform X3 codes for the protein MRLVMAQHSLDARTAPSSVPEAASERFSSVSQNFVPDGTYVEARRKVKRTEEESDLGTEEIPTKRLRKRPQNAISCESSPEPEGPEQCVGKKRRMQPVVSPNSSDSDSELQHPIASTPTQSLPSVRCPPTRQPQNRPEEGTGLNELKGLLSNIAGSLSRIEEKLQQHSEALGRIEARMSNRIEAVPSVLEDMVNLFPLSSAEAVASLEKLLDQAENRKALAQHLSLVGGSCFKDGVRHVMKKCLCDSVAEQFCFTGRKGKRAFLQLKLCGVINVALRKSFPDVKETDLSHCIADHLRFAPARRKKWSRQAAILSPVANVEDSRDALQ
- the LOC144106651 gene encoding uncharacterized protein LOC144106651 isoform X2, translating into MYYIVYLIEEEGVAAVPKQWVTNGEVSWPPYNCPRFLSAVKDCELPGVGWQAYKCRIIGEAGTYVEARRKVKRTEEESDLGTEEIPTKRLRKRPQNAISCESSPEPEGPEQCVGKKRRMQPVVSPNSSDSDSELQHPIASTPTQSLPSVRCPPTRQPQNRPEEGTGLNELKGLLSNIAGSLSRIEEKLQQHSEALGRIEARMSNRIEAVPSVLEDMVNLFPLSSAEAVASLEKLLDQAENRKALAQHLSLVGGSCFKDGVRHVMKKCLCDSVAEQFCFTGRKGKRAFLQLKLCGVINDVKETDLSHCIADHLRFAPARRKKWSRQAAILSPVANVEDSRDALQ
- the LOC144106651 gene encoding uncharacterized protein LOC144106651 isoform X1 — encoded protein: MYYIVYLIEEEGVAAVPKQWVTNGEVSWPPYNCPRFLSAVKDCELPGVGWQAYKCRIIGEAGTYVEARRKVKRTEEESDLGTEEIPTKRLRKRPQNAISCESSPEPEGPEQCVGKKRRMQPVVSPNSSDSDSELQHPIASTPTQSLPSVRCPPTRQPQNRPEEGTGLNELKGLLSNIAGSLSRIEEKLQQHSEALGRIEARMSNRIEAVPSVLEDMVNLFPLSSAEAVASLEKLLDQAENRKALAQHLSLVGGSCFKDGVRHVMKKCLCDSVAEQFCFTGRKGKRAFLQLKLCGVINVALRKSFPDVKETDLSHCIADHLRFAPARRKKWSRQAAILSPVANVEDSRDALQ